Within Malus domestica chromosome 04, GDT2T_hap1, the genomic segment AGATGCTGAAAAAGAAGCAACTTAATCTCAGGTAAATCACTTAAAATTGCTGAGTAAGACCACACCTTTGCCACTCTGTCACTGTTAAATCcattttcattcaccaaaaaTGCAATCAGTCCCTGTAAAAACGAGAAGACGATTTGAGTACTTTGACATGCAAGAGTAAAAAAGATACATCATCATATAACAACTGTCAACTGGCAAGTCATTTACTTCTTCATCTGGCGCTGTCCATTTAATCTCAACTTGTTCTTCATCAGATAAAGCAACTGGTTCCTTAAAAAGTCTCCGAGCCTCTTGATAGGGCCACTCCTCTGGTATTTGGTACCTGGAGATAGAAAAACAATAAATGTGCATATAATTACTGCAGAAACAAACCAGGGAAATAGCACAAAGAAGTGCACCCATAACAAATACAAATTCATTTTCATGCACCGTCGtatatgtaaaataaaagtGCGATAATACAAGATAAACCTTTCTTTGTTTATGTTCTCGAGTATATTCTCAATGGAGCCATGCTGACGGATGAGCTTCAAAGCTGTCTGTCCTCCAATCCCTGTAGCGTAAATTTATAAGGTACTGAGTAATGGACGCATAGCTAAGATTTCAAGGAAACTAGAGAAACGAGTCTCAATATTATATATGACAGAACATGTGGTCACAAACTGAATTTGAAACTCCTATGTACCTCGAATGCTGTCACAATAATCACATCCGGACAGAATGCACAAGTCAATGAATTGATCCATGGTAAGATTTAGCTCCTCCAACACCTGAAGCAACGCCACAATTAGAACCGTGAATCAAATATTAGGCAATCACGACAGCCTTAAAAATTTGTAAGCACCTTAGCAATATCGAATTCCATGACAGGGATTTTCCTTGAGCTGGGATCCATCAAATGACGAAGAAACCTAGGCGCTCCAAATGTAAGAGAATCCATGTCTTCAGAGGCCACAGCATAAACCTGCAACAGATAGAAGTTTGATTAATGTCGTATATTTCTAAGGACATTTTCAGGCCAGGAAAGAAATGGCTCCTATTAATTCAACAAAATCAATGCCATATAACCCCTCTTGGAATGAAGCCTTTTTGCACAAATACGATCCACACAAATActgtagaaattaaaaaaaatgaaatatttaAGTAAATGGCATTCTAGTAAGAATCCTTAAACAACTCATAACGAACTGGTCACTTGCCTTTCCTGATTTGCAAAGTACAGCACACTGTGCCTCTGCTTCTGAGGGAGCCTGTGAAAGTCAAAACATTGTGAATTACATTCATTTGTTTTCGCACTGAAATTCAAATCTGCAACAGCTTGCTTAAAATATATCATTTCCCACCTCAACTACAGGTACCCCCATGAGCCTTAGAAGTCTTTTGCAGTCATCATTGTGCTGCTTTGTCACCTGTCAATACAAGAACCACATTGACTCCAACATTCTATTTCTCATGTAACATATTTTTAAGTGCTGTGATGGTAATTATGGTTGCAGATAATACGAAAGAAATACAGGCAAAGAACCAACCTTTACTGTTCGTTTACTGTACTTCTCAATGTCTTCCTTATTACCATCCTGCAAAGTTTTGAAGACAATAAAAACGCTGTGAAATGCACTTTACATTGTCTACATTTTACCAATAAAAAAGTCGAAAATAATACACACACACCTCCACAGCCGCTGCCAAATCATCAGTGGCATCTGCCCTCTTTGAGTAACTACATCACACGTTCATTATGTCAAGTATTATTGAACAAATGCATTGATCAGTAACCATGGTTAAGGAATTAGTCAACAGGAAAGCTACCGCTTTGCCAGCTCTTGTTTCTTCAATTCTGGAGGCTTCCCATCGAAAACATAGctgaaaaacaattttttagacACACTTGTCAATAAGCTTTTGGGTTAGATAGGACAACAAGAAGGACAACATCAAGACTAACAGAACATATATTAAGGGTAAAGAAACTAATTACAGTGGTTTAATTCCAGCTTCCAGAAGCCTAATCGTCCGTGAAAACATGCCTTGCAGATGACTACAATGAACCCAGATAAACAAAACCCATGTCATGATTCGCAAAATAAAAGGTTCTTAGCAAACCTGCTTAAGTAACTAAAAGTTTAGAACTTTAGTAAAGGGTACCTAGTAACTTCACCAGCCTCATTGGTGAGCATCTCAGTCCCAGTCCTTCCCACAACAATCTACACAATTCCACAAAAACCCACTTCAAAATTAAGCTTCTTTAATCTAAATTCATGCAGTTAATACAtcaattagagagagagaatacaAGGAACTGGTAAATGCTCATGCTGGCATCGATGGCGATCTTTCGGCCGAAATAGCTCTCGAATTTCTGCTCCTTCATGGCCTTCGGGGCATTGTCCGCCAGCAGCTTCGTTAAACCCTAACATCACAACGTCCACAAATCATAAAATCCCATTAGCCAATAAATCCCAGAATTAATTCAATACTATTAATCTGGAAACGAAAAAGTGTACCTTTATACCCATTGCAGaagaaaagaggagagagaaagagtgaaatggagagagagaagagaaagggtTTTGGCTGGAGGTTAGGGATGAAAATGCTTCCCGCCCTTGTACTCCCAAAGGCCAAGGTCTCGTGTTTGTTGGGGCTCGTGCAGGTGGGCTTACTCTTTTGCATTGGGTAGTCCCTTTCATGGGCTATATTTTGGGCTTTCTATTCCATATTGgaactttttattattttttaattaacaagtcaagaaattttttaatatgtcaCAAACTTATTTTTTGGTCGTAATTGTTTGAACTTCACCTCACCCATGCTGCCTTTTGATGGGAAGTTTACTTGAGAATTTCAAATTCATGGTTGACTGTGCTATTTTTCCACTTTGGAACCTAAGTTATGGATTCGTTTTTCGTAGCAAATTTCAAATAATCAGAATGCggaagaaagaaaatgatatACTAAATTCATCATCATTCCCACTACTATTTGTCTATGTCAATATTCAGTCCGCTCAGTTGCACTAGATTTAACTTTGGTAGTCGATTTAAAATCCAAACAATTGCATGTGGTAGGTTAGGAATCGAAAGGGAAGGATAGGTGTGGTGACTGGCATGAAAGGCAAAGTTAATTGGCATTTTTACGAAAGTAACTTTAGTTGGTTTCGAAATTTAGTAAGAAAAAGTTTATATATATCAACGAACTGTTTTTATCTGATCTGGTTGTTGTTGATAGAGTGCGGTGAGACTGTCTTTTTTGCAAATATATGTGTTTACATTAACAAGTTTATTTCTTTATAGGGAGTACTTCTGgacaaaacaacacaaaaaggCACCACTTTAGATGACCAAGAGAAAGTTGTTCATTCGAAGGAAGAATGAAGATGACTAAGAAACATCCTTGTGAATATTCACAGATTACCAGTGCCAACTTTCTAATTATTACTATGTACATATGAATGAAAATCTAATTTTCGTAGCTTATCGATCATTTGAACAATGAGCAATTGAGCACTGCTAATCTTTTAATAAATATGAacttatgtatataaatttattttctataacATGAGTTtgttgtatgtatatatttctaAAACACTTTAAACAATCGCAATATCGCACGTACACTTTTGCTAGTTATCTCTTAGATAAAGTGGTTGTATGACCACCCAATGAGTTTTATCAATTTCTCCTAGAACCCTCTGTTTAAGTGCTTTATTAACTACgtaatattaatatattatgCTGCTTGTGTAACTTTAACTGAGATTTAAGGATATTACTTTAGAGCTTTGGATATCTTTGTTTAATTAGTCTATGACTATGATTAAGAAAACTCTGCAATATCGATGGTACCCATACAAATATTTTTGCTTCGTCCGTCACAAGAAATGTGAAATTACCAAGGCATGCCAGagttcacactttttttttttttatgctggTTTCTGTTTTGGACttgtaaaaggaataatattaagagaaatgctaaggagacgcTCTTAAAGTGAGACTGTGGATTCTTTGTCACTTCGCAGTTAcatgtcaatattataaaatattatgccaAAACATAAGATGTTAGAGAGTCTATAAAGAGTCTCACTTTGAGAGTCTCTTTAGCATCTCATATATTAATACTTAGTTATTATCAGGCAGATTTGAAACTACAAAGACATGATGAGTCCATGAAATTTTGAAGCTTTGGTCCTAGAAAACATTCTAAATTAATCAAGATCCCTTTGAGCTGCATTGTCAACTACTACTAAAAGAGTTTTTGGATAAATGAGAAGACGGTTCACTTCATGTGCTTTCCTTCCCCTTTAAATTTGCAACTCGGTTGATGCTTTCAAATTCTTTGGTTCCAGGGTTTCCTTTTTAGGGTTGTCCTAAGAAAAAAGACTCTTACATGAGAAATTTTTCCTTGCGGTTGTTGTATCAACACATAGTGTGTACTAAAAGGAACCCATATCAAACATTCGAAGAGTCGCCAAAAGACCTTCACATGCTTGTTTCAAGGCCTCCAGGCAGTCCTTGTATCACTTGGCCCAATGTACATCCGTCCTTGATCACATATCCTATTCATTGAAAAACTTCATGGAGgaatcaaccaaaaaaatgaACATAGAGTTCGTCGAGAGCATACAATTAACTTCATTTATCATAATCCAGACATTTAATCAAACCTAATGAAAAACGACATGTTCCCAAATGCAAAATGGACAAAAATtcacagcaaaaaaaaaaaaagaaggtgaAAGTTCCAAGTTGCATTCCTCCACTTGAGGGACACGCCATGACAAAAAGAGACAGAGAAAGACAGAGGTAGAGAGAAGAGAGGCAGAAACGTAaatttagatatatatatatatagagagagagaacaaagTTGACAACAATAAGGCGATCAATCCGATGCCTTAAACGTTAAATACTAGGCCTCTTTTTGTGCTATATGTTCAAGGGCTCTTGTCAAAAAACAAGTACTCTCAACTTAACTTATTCTCAACTTTCAACAATGGTAagtaagaaaaccctaaatcttCTTTCTGTTCATGTCTGTGTTTTTTGTGTTACTCGTGTTAATGTGTTTCACAATGTTCTGCACACCAGGCAGAAGAGAATGCCAAGCCAACCTACAGCTCCCTCGAGCCGGTGGACAAGAAGAAGGGAGGGCTCACTGCCTCCAGCTTCATTTTCGGTAAGTAGCCATTCTCAGAAAAAGGGTGTGCGGAAATCCCTTCTGTGCAGAATTCTATCTGGTTATACTGCTTGCTTTTGTATATATTAGTTTACACTGCATTTTTTTCTTGCCTGTGTAGTGTTGCTGGCGTTGGACAGCATGGGATTCGTCGCGAATATGGTCAGCATGGTGCTGTACTTTATGTACGTGATGCATTTTGATCTGGCGCACTCCTCCAACCTTCTCACAAACTTCATGGGATCAACTTTCCTCCTCTCCCTCGTTGGAGGCTTCATATCGGACACATACTTGAGCAGATTCACAACATGCCTGATTTTTGGCGTAATTGAGATActggtaaagaaaaaaaaattcatatgatTTGGTATATCTGGTTCTCCAGTTCTACTTATGTcacaaaattttttaaaaattgtttCACTTTTAGGCTTTGGTGATGATGACAACGCAAGCTTATTCAAAGCATTTGCACCCAACAAAAACTTGCCTTTCAAATTGTGTCCAAGGCCGTATCGCCGCAATGCTATATGGATCCCTGTGCTTGTTGGCACTGGGAACAGGTGGCGTGAGGGGAGCGCTGCCGGCACTTGGTGCTGACCAGTTTAACCGGAAAGAGGAAGCAAAGTTGCTGGCGACGTTTTTCAATTGGTTTATGCTGAGTACTACAGCTGGagcaactattggtgtcacggcCATTGTGTATGTGAGCATGAATGTAGATTGGTACTGGGGTTTCTTTATATCAACTATTGCAGCCGTTATTGGGTTCTCTGTTCTTGCAATGGGTAAGCCTTTCTATCGCCTCCAAGTCCCCGGTGACAGCCCCATCATAAGGATCGTTCAGgtctgcctctctctctctctctctctctctctgtctctctgttaAAGGCCTTTCTATCTAGTCAAGCTCAATTAGCACAACATTTTCACACATGTCGGAATATTGTGACAGGTTATTGTCGTTGTTATAAAAAATAGGCGTTT encodes:
- the LOC103427661 gene encoding flap endonuclease 1 isoform X1, with product MGIKGLTKLLADNAPKAMKEQKFESYFGRKIAIDASMSIYQFLIVVGRTGTEMLTNEAGEVTSHLQGMFSRTIRLLEAGIKPLYVFDGKPPELKKQELAKRYSKRADATDDLAAAVEDGNKEDIEKYSKRTVKVTKQHNDDCKRLLRLMGVPVVEAPSEAEAQCAVLCKSGKVYAVASEDMDSLTFGAPRFLRHLMDPSSRKIPVMEFDIAKVLEELNLTMDQFIDLCILSGCDYCDSIRGIGGQTALKLIRQHGSIENILENINKERYQIPEEWPYQEARRLFKEPVALSDEEQVEIKWTAPDEEGLIAFLVNENGFNSDRVAKAIEKIKAAKNKSSQGRLESFFKPTANPSVPIKRKGSKCVLKCPKPATRHKMFFLQDCNPSRPTVIGSISLPILHLGSKHLMPLAKGVCFGT
- the LOC103427661 gene encoding flap endonuclease 1 isoform X2, with protein sequence MGIKGLTKLLADNAPKAMKEQKFESYFGRKIAIDASMSIYQFLIVVGRTGTEMLTNEAGEVTSHLQGMFSRTIRLLEAGIKPLYVFDGKPPELKKQELAKRYSKRADATDDLAAAVEDGNKEDIEKYSKRTVKVTKQHNDDCKRLLRLMGVPVVEAPSEAEAQCAVLCKSGKVYAVASEDMDSLTFGAPRFLRHLMDPSSRKIPVMEFDIAKVLEELNLTMDQFIDLCILSGCDYCDSIRGIGGQTALKLIRQHGSIENILENINKERYQIPEEWPYQEARRLFKEPVALSDEEQVEIKWTAPDEEGLIAFLVNENGFNSDRVAKAIEKIKAAKNKSSQGRLESFFKPTANPSVPIKRKETPQSTAKETANKKAKAGGGRKKK